The Synergistaceae bacterium genome contains a region encoding:
- a CDS encoding DUF2157 domain-containing protein, producing MSESDSKRSISRRDFRFLQRELSCWRTLDLLSEQQAQALKGLYEPKQGYMSRLIMALGAVLMGLGFLSYIAAHWMEFSRIFQVALVILVYMLSIFAAWYMEEELPKTSRALLLLGSFIYGGGIFLIAQIFNEGGHYTTALLWWMIGIFPAALLFRDRLQLTLLQVIALVYIHGFFWSVIRYSYGDGDFMSVLKTLVWQPEPLAVLSILWALWWFIERRGSVGFHLNVFLALNMMTIQIIRCTDDMALLMIFGVLAGCLFCLCGFAFRQWPLDGWGVTLTGVCGISLTIRELWGWSRWNSLWGSVDPTVVAAVVVSIVLLWCIYKGSTGAVVFFCVLILRYYFDRFYDFMPKAMFFTTGGILLVGMGFGLERVRKRRRASKERQDPKREASAS from the coding sequence ATGTCTGAATCCGATTCGAAACGATCGATTTCCAGGAGAGATTTTCGCTTCCTGCAACGGGAATTGAGCTGCTGGCGAACTCTGGATCTGCTTTCCGAACAGCAGGCTCAGGCCCTTAAAGGACTGTACGAACCGAAACAGGGGTACATGTCCCGATTGATTATGGCTTTGGGCGCGGTGCTGATGGGACTCGGTTTTCTGAGTTACATCGCGGCGCACTGGATGGAATTCAGCCGAATATTCCAGGTCGCTCTGGTGATATTGGTTTATATGCTGTCGATTTTTGCGGCGTGGTACATGGAGGAGGAGCTGCCCAAAACTTCGCGAGCCCTTTTGCTGCTGGGAAGTTTCATCTACGGTGGAGGCATTTTTTTGATCGCGCAGATTTTCAATGAGGGCGGTCATTACACGACGGCGCTTTTGTGGTGGATGATCGGAATTTTTCCAGCGGCGCTGCTGTTTCGGGACCGTTTGCAGCTCACGCTGCTTCAGGTGATCGCTCTCGTTTATATTCATGGGTTCTTCTGGTCCGTCATCCGGTATTCTTACGGAGATGGCGACTTCATGAGCGTCCTGAAGACCCTCGTCTGGCAGCCGGAGCCTCTGGCGGTTCTGTCGATTCTCTGGGCGCTCTGGTGGTTTATTGAAAGAAGAGGAAGCGTTGGTTTTCATCTGAACGTCTTTCTCGCGCTGAATATGATGACGATTCAGATTATCCGCTGTACGGATGACATGGCGCTGTTAATGATTTTTGGAGTTCTTGCGGGGTGCCTGTTCTGCCTTTGCGGTTTCGCCTTCCGGCAATGGCCGCTGGATGGGTGGGGCGTGACTCTGACGGGAGTTTGCGGGATTTCTCTGACGATTCGTGAGCTCTGGGGATGGTCGCGCTGGAACTCTCTTTGGGGCTCTGTCGATCCCACTGTCGTCGCCGCTGTTGTGGTCTCCATTGTCCTGCTCTGGTGCATATACAAGGGCTCTACGGGCGCGGTCGTCTTTTTTTGCGTCCTGATTCTGCGGTACTATTTCGATCGGTTTTACGACTTTATGCCCAAGGCGATGTTTTTTACCACGGGAGGGATCCTTCTGGTGGGGATGGGTTTTGGGCTTGAGAGAGTCCGAAAGCGCCGCAGGGCCTCCAAAGAACGGCAGGACCCGAAAAGAGAGGCGTCAGCGTCATGA
- the metG gene encoding methionine--tRNA ligase, with the protein MEKKSFYITTPIYYVNDIPHIGHAYTTIACDVMSRYMRMKGYDVRFLTGTDEHGQKIQTAAEAKGMTPQELVDKIHVNFKELWKVLNISNDDFIRTTEDRHIRVVQAMFKKLMDQDDIYKGTYEGWYCVPCETYVPESSMGENRTCPDCGRPLITMKEESYFFRASKYVPQLIEHYEKNLQGVMPRIRYNEIMSFLRGEVRDQSVSRTTLKWGIPIPGDEKHVVYVWFDALVNYATAVGYLDSPEMFRTYWPAVRHMVGKDIIRFHCVIWPLMLLALKVNVPVSVIAHGWWTVDGEKMSKSKGNVVDPFKMAEVYGADAFRYFLLREVPFGNDGDFSEAAMVGRINSDLANDLGNLLNRTLQMIVSYSDGVVPDGGIRSSQGAHPLDLEIRVLGESTVALVDQSMTVFSYDEALKHIWAFIGRGNKYIDETMPWKLNKEEDTERLKSVLHTLYEVLRLSALLVAPYIPESAEKIWKQLGCSGTPFAAQLNDFRWGGGAGTKVVKGDILFPRIDVEAWKKAREAAAVPESKEKEEKPAHEPEIDIERFSSVEMRVGQIVKVEEIPRSKKLYRLEIDLGYERRTICSGIREFFKPDELEGHRVVVVTNLKPAKLCGVESNGMLLTAVDGEGDKERIALIAPVADIPLGSRVY; encoded by the coding sequence ATGGAAAAGAAAAGTTTTTATATCACCACGCCTATTTATTACGTCAACGACATTCCCCATATCGGGCACGCCTATACGACTATCGCCTGTGACGTGATGAGCCGCTATATGCGCATGAAGGGGTACGACGTTCGTTTTCTCACTGGGACGGACGAGCATGGGCAAAAAATTCAGACGGCTGCTGAGGCGAAGGGAATGACGCCCCAGGAGCTGGTCGATAAAATTCACGTTAACTTCAAAGAGCTGTGGAAGGTCCTGAATATCAGCAACGACGATTTCATCCGCACCACGGAGGACCGTCACATTCGCGTGGTTCAGGCCATGTTCAAAAAACTCATGGACCAGGACGACATCTACAAGGGAACTTACGAGGGCTGGTATTGCGTCCCCTGCGAAACCTACGTTCCGGAGTCGAGCATGGGCGAAAACCGAACCTGTCCGGATTGCGGGCGGCCTCTGATCACCATGAAGGAGGAGAGCTACTTCTTCAGGGCCTCGAAGTACGTTCCCCAGCTTATCGAACACTACGAGAAGAACCTGCAGGGCGTGATGCCCCGTATCCGGTATAACGAGATTATGAGCTTCCTTCGGGGAGAAGTGCGGGATCAGTCCGTTTCCCGGACGACTCTGAAGTGGGGAATTCCCATCCCCGGAGACGAAAAGCACGTGGTTTACGTCTGGTTCGACGCGCTGGTCAACTACGCGACCGCCGTCGGCTATCTGGACAGTCCGGAGATGTTCCGGACGTACTGGCCTGCCGTGCGGCATATGGTGGGGAAGGACATCATTCGCTTCCACTGCGTGATATGGCCCCTGATGCTTCTGGCGCTGAAGGTCAACGTTCCGGTGTCGGTCATCGCTCACGGCTGGTGGACCGTGGACGGCGAGAAAATGAGCAAATCCAAAGGCAATGTCGTCGATCCGTTCAAAATGGCCGAGGTGTACGGCGCCGACGCGTTTCGTTACTTTTTGCTGCGGGAAGTTCCCTTCGGCAACGACGGCGATTTTTCCGAAGCGGCAATGGTGGGGCGCATCAACAGCGATCTCGCCAACGACCTGGGGAATCTGCTGAACCGCACGCTTCAGATGATCGTCAGCTATTCGGATGGAGTGGTTCCGGACGGAGGCATCCGAAGCTCTCAGGGCGCTCATCCCCTGGATCTGGAGATTCGTGTGCTGGGCGAGAGCACCGTTGCGCTGGTCGATCAGTCGATGACCGTTTTCTCTTACGACGAAGCTCTGAAGCACATCTGGGCCTTCATTGGCCGGGGAAATAAATACATCGACGAGACGATGCCCTGGAAACTGAACAAGGAAGAGGACACGGAGCGGCTGAAGAGTGTTCTGCACACGCTGTACGAGGTTCTGCGGCTTTCGGCCCTGCTGGTGGCGCCTTATATTCCGGAGTCGGCGGAAAAAATCTGGAAGCAGCTGGGCTGCTCCGGAACCCCTTTCGCCGCCCAGCTCAACGACTTCCGCTGGGGAGGAGGAGCGGGAACGAAGGTTGTCAAGGGGGATATTCTCTTTCCCCGAATCGACGTGGAGGCCTGGAAGAAGGCCAGAGAAGCCGCGGCAGTTCCGGAGTCGAAGGAAAAAGAGGAAAAACCCGCCCATGAACCGGAGATCGATATCGAGAGGTTCAGTTCGGTGGAGATGCGGGTAGGACAGATCGTCAAAGTGGAGGAAATTCCGCGGTCGAAAAAACTCTACAGGCTTGAAATCGATCTGGGCTACGAGCGGCGCACGATTTGCTCGGGCATTCGAGAGTTCTTCAAACCCGACGAACTGGAGGGACATCGCGTCGTCGTGGTCACGAACCTGAAGCCTGCCAAACTTTGCGGCGTGGAGAGCAACGGCATGCTTTTGACGGCGGTGGACGGAGAAGGAGATAAAGAAAGAATCGCTCTCATCGCCCCTGTGGCGGATATTCCGCTGGGCAGTCGGGTGTACTGA